ACGGAGATGACCATCACAATGTGCATCTGCAATGTCACACATATCCTTTATTGTATCGGTGGAGAGCAATCTTGGAGATGCAACCCTGACCGTCCATATCTTGTCTCCGCTTTCAGCAACATGAACCATATGCCCGGGGCCTAACTGCTCATGATATTTCCACTGCCCGTAATTCTTCTTTATCACAGGGGGCAAAAACTGCTCATAATGCGGTGGTCCAATGTCTGTTTGTCTCTGTGGTAATTCTGACATAACAACCTCCTTGATTATAGTTTATTATTTTTCTGTAAATTTAATTCTTTTATACTTACAGCCTTACTTCTCTATATCCTCTTCAGACCAGAAGAAGAACGGATCCCTTCTTGGCTCCTTGACCATTGCAGGCTGCGGCTTAAGCCCGACTTCTTTCAGGAAGGTCGTGAAGCTCAGTCTCTCGATCAGCTCTCCAATTCTTTCACGGTTCTTCCCGTACTCATCCCACCATTCCCATATCTTGTCAACAAGCTCAAAGAGTTCAGTGTATGGTGGCTCCATCTTCATAAACGGCACAATAACCCATGACATAAGGGCTCCTGTAACGATTGGCGCCTTGCTGCCAAGGAGAATCGTTGCACCCTTTTCAGTGCCTGGCCTTAATGCCTTTGTCATCTTTGCTATACAGTGCATACACCTGCTACAGTCTTCATTGTCTATCTTAAACTCACTGCCGTCCCAGCTTATGCACTCTGTGGGACACATATCAACTATCTCTTTCTGGATGTCCATACCGCCCTGGGCGTAGTTCTTTACCTCACCCTGGTCTATCCTTATATCACCCCTCCATGTTCCGATAATGGACATGTCGGCACGGGCAATGGATGCAATACAGTCTACAGCGCAACCTGCAACCTTGAATTTAAACTTGTACGGGAATGCAGGCCTGTGCATCTCATCCTGATAGTGCTGTGTAATCTCATTGGTTATTGACATTGCGTCGATGTTGGCCCACTCACACCTGGCAGCACCAAGACAGCAGCTTGGTGTTCTCACAGCGGATCCGGAACCTCCAAGGTCCCAGCCCTTTGATGAAAGCTCTGCAAATATGGGTTCGAGGTTCTCTGTCTTTGTCCCCAGCAGTATAATGTCACCTGTGGAGCCATGCATGTTCGTAAGACCACTGCCGTACTTGTCCCATACCTCACATATCTCCCTGAGGGCCTTTGTTGTGTAAAAGAATCCGGAAGGCTGGTTTACCCTGACAGTATGAAAGTGTGCTACTCCGGGAAACTGATCAGGTATATCGGAATATCTTCCTATAACCCCTGCTCCATATCCCCTGACTCCAACGATACCACCGTGTTTCCAGTGAGTTACCTTCTCCTTGTAGGAGAGTTCAAGCAGTCCAAGCAGATCCTGGGCATAGTCTGAGTGTTCAGCAGCCCTTTTAATCTCCTTGACAAAGCTCGGAAAGGTGCCTTTCTCAAGTTCATCAAGTAAAGGTGTCTGATGCTTCATGCTCATAATTTCCTCCTCCGTTAAGATTTTCTTTAAAAGACGTTACGACATTTAGTTTAAAGAATTTAAAGAGAAAAGACCTTCTATAAAAGGCACTAAAACCATAAAACAGTTTGAATAGATTGGTCAAATTAAAAAAATTTATTCACAAATCATGAAATCTTATCCATGAAACCTCAATCAATGGCGCCCCCTAGAGGATTCGAACCTCTGACACCAGGATTAGGAATCCTGTGCTCT
This sequence is a window from Nitrospirota bacterium. Protein-coding genes within it:
- the dsrA gene encoding dissimilatory-type sulfite reductase subunit alpha, whose amino-acid sequence is MSMKHQTPLLDELEKGTFPSFVKEIKRAAEHSDYAQDLLGLLELSYKEKVTHWKHGGIVGVRGYGAGVIGRYSDIPDQFPGVAHFHTVRVNQPSGFFYTTKALREICEVWDKYGSGLTNMHGSTGDIILLGTKTENLEPIFAELSSKGWDLGGSGSAVRTPSCCLGAARCEWANIDAMSITNEITQHYQDEMHRPAFPYKFKFKVAGCAVDCIASIARADMSIIGTWRGDIRIDQGEVKNYAQGGMDIQKEIVDMCPTECISWDGSEFKIDNEDCSRCMHCIAKMTKALRPGTEKGATILLGSKAPIVTGALMSWVIVPFMKMEPPYTELFELVDKIWEWWDEYGKNRERIGELIERLSFTTFLKEVGLKPQPAMVKEPRRDPFFFWSEEDIEK